A genomic stretch from Streptomyces venezuelae ATCC 10712 includes:
- a CDS encoding nucleotide sugar dehydrogenase, translating to MPADLAVIGLGHHGLPLAQAATAAGIDTIGYDTDPHPVAELAAGRSPVDGSLTVPEIRRMLSGGFRPTANPAELGRVRTAVLCAPTPLGPDRALDLTAVTDAARALAARLRPHTTVLLESPVPPGTTEGMLRDLLEAGSGLRAGRDFHLAYSPGRLDPGSRTHGFAGTPKVIGGLTPACTESAAAFYGRLTDKVVRARGPREAETVKLLETNFRHVNIALVNEMAVLCHELGVDLWDVIRCAETKPFGFQAFRPGPGVGGHGAPVDTIGAHRPLRLVELAGQVNERMPRYVVQRAATLLNEHGKSARGARILLLGITYKPDLPDRQGSPADEIARRLMDLGAAVSYHDPHVPDWRVRELPVPRADSLYEAAAHADLTILLQHHRTYDLQGLSVKAQLLLDTRGATPAGAAHRL from the coding sequence ATGCCCGCTGATCTCGCCGTCATCGGCCTCGGCCACCACGGACTCCCCCTGGCCCAGGCCGCCACCGCCGCAGGCATCGACACCATCGGCTACGACACCGATCCCCACCCCGTCGCCGAACTCGCCGCCGGCCGGTCACCGGTCGACGGCTCCCTCACCGTCCCCGAGATCCGCCGGATGCTCTCGGGGGGCTTCCGGCCCACCGCCAACCCCGCCGAACTCGGCCGGGTCCGCACCGCCGTCCTCTGCGCCCCGACCCCGCTCGGCCCCGACCGCGCCCTCGACCTCACCGCCGTCACCGACGCGGCCCGCGCGCTCGCCGCCCGCCTGCGCCCGCACACCACCGTCCTCCTGGAGTCCCCCGTCCCGCCGGGCACCACGGAGGGCATGCTCCGCGACCTCCTCGAAGCGGGCTCGGGCCTCCGCGCCGGACGCGACTTCCACCTCGCGTACTCCCCCGGCCGGCTGGACCCCGGCAGCCGTACGCATGGCTTCGCCGGCACCCCGAAGGTCATCGGCGGCCTCACCCCGGCGTGCACCGAATCGGCGGCCGCCTTCTACGGCCGGCTCACCGACAAGGTGGTACGCGCGCGTGGCCCCCGCGAGGCGGAGACGGTCAAGCTCCTGGAGACCAACTTCCGGCACGTCAACATCGCCCTCGTCAACGAGATGGCGGTGCTCTGCCACGAACTCGGCGTCGACCTCTGGGACGTCATCCGCTGCGCCGAGACCAAGCCCTTCGGCTTCCAGGCCTTCCGCCCGGGCCCGGGCGTCGGCGGCCACGGCGCCCCCGTCGACACGATCGGCGCACACCGCCCGCTCCGACTCGTCGAACTCGCCGGGCAGGTCAACGAACGGATGCCCCGGTACGTCGTCCAGCGCGCCGCGACCCTCCTCAACGAACACGGCAAGTCCGCCCGCGGCGCCCGGATCCTGCTGCTCGGCATCACGTACAAGCCCGACCTCCCCGACCGCCAGGGCTCCCCCGCCGACGAGATCGCCCGTCGTCTGATGGACCTGGGCGCGGCCGTCAGCTACCACGACCCGCACGTCCCCGACTGGCGCGTCCGCGAGCTCCCCGTCCCCCGCGCGGACTCCCTCTACGAGGCCGCCGCCCACGCGGACCTGACGATCC